A window from Pirellulales bacterium encodes these proteins:
- the pdxH gene encoding pyridoxamine 5'-phosphate oxidase yields MTSLAELRKNYSLGSLDVADVDRDPFRQFDKWFQQAVDAKLPEPNTMTLATVDSRGRPSARIVLIKGIDERGFVFFTNYESRKGRELAANPYASLLFYWIELERQVRIEGRIIKTSGEESDAYFTSRPLGSRIGAWASNQSQVIESRSQLETREREISLQYGDQPPRPPHWGGYRLVPEAIEFWQGRPSRLHDRLLYTRASENGDWQISRLSP; encoded by the coding sequence CGTTGCTGATGTCGACCGGGACCCCTTCCGTCAATTCGACAAGTGGTTTCAACAGGCGGTCGATGCCAAACTACCCGAGCCGAATACGATGACGCTGGCCACGGTCGACTCGCGCGGCCGGCCGTCGGCGCGCATCGTACTGATCAAAGGCATCGACGAGCGTGGCTTCGTGTTCTTCACCAACTACGAAAGCCGCAAGGGCCGCGAACTGGCCGCCAATCCGTACGCAAGCCTGCTGTTCTACTGGATCGAACTCGAACGTCAGGTACGCATCGAGGGCCGCATTATCAAAACCAGCGGTGAAGAAAGCGACGCGTATTTCACGTCGCGTCCGCTCGGTTCGCGCATCGGCGCATGGGCGTCGAATCAGAGTCAGGTAATTGAAAGCCGTTCGCAGCTCGAAACACGCGAACGCGAAATCAGCCTGCAATACGGCGACCAGCCACCGCGCCCACCTCACTGGGGAGGTTATCGTTTGGTCCCCGAAGCAATCGAATTCTGGCAGGGCCGGCCGTCGCGTCTGCATGACCGTCTGCTCTATACGCGCGCAAGCGAAAACGGCGACTGGCAAATCTCCCGCCTATCGCCTTGA